The genomic stretch CTggctcccacccccagccatcAGCCCCAGAGCCCTGTCTccacgggggtggggggggagggggagggggagggtccCGGCCCCCGGCCTCAGTCCTGGGCCTGGCAGGCCGGGGGCGGCCGGGAGCGGGGCCAGAAGAGGCGGCAGGCCCCGCGGCAGATGAGGAAGAACCAGTAGAGCTGAGGGGCCAGGAGCAGCGCAGCGCCCAGGTTGACGTGGGCAGGGATGGCCAGGGGCACGGCCAGCAGGGGCAGGCCGGCGTGGCGCCCATAGGCCCAGTACAGGTAGGGGAAGAGCAGCACCCGGCAGCAGAGGAAGCTGAGCAGCATCAGGGCCCCGTTCACCTTGTGCAGCAGCGTGTGCTGCTGCTTGTACTGAGGAGACACAGACACGGTGGCCGTGGCAGCAGAAGGGCTAGGCCCCCCCTTggccctctccctgcctccctgcgaCCCTAGCAGGCAGCTCCTCTCAGACCGGACACTTTGCCAGGACACAAGCACCAGGTGCTCAAAAGGCACGGGGTGAGGGGGGATGACGAAGGGGCCAGAGCCCTTGGCAGCAACCTTGAAGGTCCCTCCCCTTCCTGTGACCTCCCCATTGGGCTCCCGCACCCTCCCGTGCTCACTCACCTGGATGAGGATCTTGCCAAGGCAGACGAAGGGCGTGCTGACCTCTGCCATCAACATGCAACCCAGAAAGAAGTCTCCCTTCCCCTGTCGCCACACCTGAGCACAGAGGCAGGAAGGTGAGGAGCTGGGGCTGCCCCTGGGTTCTTGGGCAGCCCCCgcccttcctctttcccctctgTCACTTTGGGAGATGCTTGACTCTGAAGGTCAGAACACCTGGGTgcggggctgggcgcggtggctcacgccggtaatcccagcactttgggaggctgaggcaggtggatcacgaggtcaggagtttgagaccagcctggccaacatggtgaaaccttgtctctactaaaagcaccaaaaaaattagccaggcatgttggcgggcacctgtaatcccagctacttgggaagctgaggcgggagaatcacttgaactcaggaggcagaggtttcagtgagccgagatcacaccactgcactccagcctgagtgatagagagactccgtcttggaaagaaaaaaaagagaaagaacacctGGGTGCAGGAGCAGGTGCATGACTTGGCTGCATCCCTCTCACGGTCCTGCAGAAAGACTGTGTCCCTTATGTAACaagtgaggacactgaggctcagagacgtgCAACCACAGATCCAAAGAGCCACAGCCGGGCATCGTCCAGCCCAGGGCCAGGCTGCCCCCACACCCTGGGGCCCCTGGGCTGGTGCTCAGTGAACCCTGCCTGTCCACAGCTTTccctgggaatgtgctgggtctgCTTGGCTGTCAGTACCCAGAACCGGGGCTTCCCAGGCTCCTGCCAGCACCAGCAGGACCAAGGAGCGGGCCACCTGCACCCCACCCGCCCAGCTCCCTGGGACTCACCACCGAGAGCGGGAAGCACACCAGCACCATGGCGGCATGGTGGAGCACCATGAGGAACTCCTTGTGCAGGTAGCCGCGCGCTATGGCCCACATGCTGCCCGGGGCTCTGGCCGCTCCGTCGTCCCCTCCATGCCCTTTGACCTGGTGCTTGTGCCAGTGACAGAGGAACATGGC from Nomascus leucogenys isolate Asia chromosome 2, Asia_NLE_v1, whole genome shotgun sequence encodes the following:
- the TLCD3B gene encoding ceramide synthase isoform X2, with the translated sequence MGGEVFLNKNDIYVNICSFRLAPVISFVFFFNGTTIALALFCFFKKCHFKVPNILTTPSLPFSEFWVLRRNINLPFCLATCPSEAGMTLLFAVGCVFFPLCFTALRWGLQNHASLQMERQEAVLVASKLVSSVQAIMASTAGYIVSTSCKHIIDDQHWLSSAYTQFAVPYFIYDIYAMFLCHWHKHQVKGHGGDDGAARAPGSMWAIARGYLHKEFLMVLHHAAMVLVCFPLSVVWRQGKGDFFLGCMLMAEVSTPFVCLGKILIQYKQQHTLLHKVNGALMLLSFLCCRVLLFPYLYWAYGRHAGLPLLAVPLAIPAHVNLGAALLLAPQLYWFFLICRGACRLFWPRSRPPPACQAQD
- the TLCD3B gene encoding ceramide synthase isoform X1; the encoded protein is MLTPMVAGGVVFPGLFLLSKNTLQRLPQLRWEEADAVIVSARLVSSVQAIMASTAGYIVSTSCKHIIDDQHWLSSAYTQFAVPYFIYDIYAMFLCHWHKHQVKGHGGDDGAARAPGSMWAIARGYLHKEFLMVLHHAAMVLVCFPLSVVWRQGKGDFFLGCMLMAEVSTPFVCLGKILIQYKQQHTLLHKVNGALMLLSFLCCRVLLFPYLYWAYGRHAGLPLLAVPLAIPAHVNLGAALLLAPQLYWFFLICRGACRLFWPRSRPPPACQAQD